Part of the Helicobacter bilis genome is shown below.
CTAAAACCTGCACCTCAATATGTCTTGCTTTTGGTAGATATGCCTCTAAATACACGCCACCATTTCCAAAGGCTGCTAACGCTTCACTGCTTGCTATGACATACTGCTCTTTTAAATCCTGCTCATTTTGCACAATACGAATACCCTTGCCACCGCCACCTGCAATGGCTTTGATAACGACTGGATAGCCTATTTTCTTAGCTTCACTTATGGCATTTTCCACATCGCTTAATACTGGACTGCCCGGTATTGTCGGTACATTTGCTTCTTTTGCTTTCAGAATCGCTGCGGCTTTATCGCCCATTGTTTTGATAATATCACTACTTGGACCAACAAAGATCATACCCGCATCTACCACTTTTTTCGCAAACACTGGATTCTCACTCAAAAAGCCATAGCCTGGATGAATCGCATCGGCATTTACCTGCTTTGCCGCATCAATCACTTTATCCATATCTAAATAGCTTTTATGTGCTAGATTCTCACCAATATGCACGACTTCATCGGCTAATTGTGAAGCGAGATTTCCAATATCTGCATCACTGCAAATTGCCACTGCAAGCATATCAAGCTCATGTGCTGCTTGGATAACACGCACTGCAATTTCTCCACGATTAGCGATTAAAACTTTCTTAATTTTCTTAGGTTTGTATGACATGTTGCTCCTTTCATTACCTTAAGCTATCATTACTTTTAAGCCTTACTTTTAAGATGAGATTCTATAACTCTAGATTCTACAACCATTTCAGCTTATCTAGCATAGCTTAGAATCTTGGGCTTATTCTATTTAAAATCATTAGTAGATCTAATTACTAGAAATATTTTGATTACTTAAAAGATTCTATATTTAGAGTCTTTTGTTATTAGAATCTTTAAGAGTTTAAAATCTTATCTTTATTGTAAAACACGAAAAGATTCTATATGCTTCTAGACTTTGTGATTTAAATCGCTATTAAAAAATATTGCTTAGAATCTTTTCTATCTCTTTAACACTCTATTCAATGACAAATAGCACATCACCCGGATTTACAAATGCTTCGTTTTCCGCACAAATTTTTGTTATTTTTCCAGCTGAACCTGCCTTGATTTCATTAAAAGTTTTCATCACTTCTACAAGACACACCGTTGTATCTGCCTCTACTACACTGCCTACTTCTACATAAGGCGCTGCATCTGGATTTGGTTTCCTATAAAATGTTCCTGGTATTGGGCTTAAAACTTCTGCCATGTTGTTTCCTTTATAAGTAATTTTGCTAGAATCTAGCCCTCTATATCCATTGAAGTTGTATAGAGAGATACACAGGGTTAGATTCCATAACATATTCGTGTTTTAAAAGTAGTTGCTTATTGCCTTTATTTATGCGTTACTATTTTGCAATGAAATTAAGATCTAGAATCCAATCTTGTTGTTTTAAGTCTTTCAAAAAGCAAAAATATCCTCTAGATTCCATATCGAGATTTCGCTTTGTGCAACACAACAAAGATTAGAGACTAGTCTCTATAATCCATGCACCACTGGTTGCTTGATGGTAATGCCATTTTGCTCTAAAAGCTTTCTTGTTGCCCCAATAAGCTGCAATGCCCCAGCTGTATCACTATGAATACATACAGAATCAAAATCTACTTCAATGGTCTTTCCTGTAACGCTTGTTACCGTGCCTTCTTTGCATGCTTGCAATACTTTTTTTGCAACCTCATCTGGCGTGTAAGCTCTAGCGCGTCTTACCATAACAAGCTGTCCATCATCACCATAATCTCTATCGCCATAAAACTCTCGCACATAAGGGTGTTTTAACTCTTTCACAACATCGCAAGTAATTGTGCCTTCCATGCAATAAATAGGAAGTTTAGAATCTATTTTTTGTAAAGCCTGTATTAATTGTGTAGAAAAATCTCTATCTTTAGAGGCATGAATATAAAGATAGCCATGTGGTTTAAAATGGTGGAGTTTGCCCCCCTCAATCCCTATAAACTCTCGCAATGCCCCAAGCTGATAAATACAATCATTCACTAATTCATCTGGCTTTGCAATAATTAATCTTCTACCAAAACCTACTAAATCCCTAAAGCCCGGATGAACACCTATTGCTACATTATTTTTTATGGCTTGCTGGACAGAGTGTCGCATAATATTTGGATCACTCGCATGGAATCCTGCCGCAATATTACAGCTACTAATAAGGGGCATAATCTCATCATCAACACCATCACCGATAATCCATGGACCAAAGCACTCACCCATATCACTATTTAAGTCAATCTCTTTTTTCATTGCCATTCCTTTATGTTACATGATTCTCATGTTGCAAACATGAATACTTTTAGAGTATAAAATATTTTGTTATAAAAGCAAAAATAACATGATTTTTTAGAGAATGGTTATAAAATGTGTTAAAGAATAATGCATTGGTATATTTTATTTATACTAACTAAAATTATAAAAAATACTTAATATTATAGTTTTTAACTATATGTTACCTTATGCAACAAGAAGGCATATTTATAGGTTGATTAATGGTTTAATGAATTTTTAGATGAGTTTTTCAAACAATGCATAAAATTTTGTTAGAATTCCTATTTTATTTAAGGACTACTTTTTGGAAACGATACTAAACCTACACAATGTCAGCAAACATTATGATGGAATAATAGCTCTTGATAATATTAGCTTTACGCTAAATAGTGGCGATATTTTCGGGCTTTTAGGGCGAAATGGCGGTGGTAAAACCACAATGATTAAAATCATTACTTCAATGCTTACAGATTACACTGGCGATATTGAATTTTTAGGGCATAATCTAAGGGATAAAAGGAATCTCATCTTTTTTAAGCAGCATATTGCCTATTTGCCTGATAGAGATTTTTTATACTCACACATGAATGGCTTGCAAAGCATTGCGTTTTTCAAGGATTTTTTCAGTGATTTTAATGATAAGAAGGCTTTAGAGATTTTTCAGCTATTAGATGTAGTGCCGACACAAAAAATTAGCACAATGTCAAAGGGACAAGCAGAAAAGTTAGCCCTATCACTCATGCTTGCAAGGGAGGCAAAACTCTATCTTTTTGATGAGCCTTTAGCTGGGGCTGATGTGATTAGCCGTGATGAGATTTTTAAGCTGATTGCTACATATTGTAAGAGTGGAGCGACTATCATTGCTACACATTTAATCTCTAGTGTAGAAGCCATTCTCACTAAAGCCTTGTTTTTGAATAAAAAGGCTATGGCTTATGGTAGTAAGGAGGAGTTATTAATAGATTTTAATAGCCTTGAAGATAGCTTTAGATATTATGCGAGTGATAGCACTATAAAGCCTTTAAAACAACTTGAAAATACAGAATCTAAAGAGTAAGGAATATCATGCAAATAGCAAAAACCCCATTTAAAACGCATATCTCACACGCCCTAAAAATATGTAAGCATGAGTTTCTCATGTCTAGAATCTTGCTTATTATCGTATGTATTATCATGGCGATAAATCTGCTTATATTTATCAATAATGATCCGCATTCTGCTACATTTTTCATTTTGATAGGGATTCAATATTTTGCGTTTTTTATATGTAGCATCACCTATGTGCTAAGTGCGGCTATAAGCTTTTATCAAGGTGTCTTTGGGAAACACGCCTATTTAACACATGCTTTGCCTGTGAGTATTGAGAGCATTATTGGCGCAAAGATTCTCATTTATTTCTTATGGTTTTTAGTGATTTTTGCGGCTTTTGTGTTTGCCCTTTATGCAGGCACAAGCGGCATATCATCGATACACGACCTTTTAGTATTTTTTAAAAAGACGCTAGATTTTATATGGAGACTCATTCCACTTTTTATACTATCTGTTTTACAAGAGATTGTGTTTATATTTATGGTGGTAGCCTTAGTCCATCGTAAGAAGACTTACACTTTATTTATTGGTATTTTGACTTATTTTGGAATCAAAGTGCTATTACTCATACTTTTTGGAATATTATCTAACTTATTGCCAGATAACATAGAAGAGAATACAATTTTATTATTACTCTATCTCTATAATATTGTATTGCTTTGCTTGTTTTACTTTATATGCCATAGAATCATTAAGTATAAATTAGCACTTTAGGGTTTTGTGAAGTTCTTTTGGATTCTAAAGTTAGAGACTATTGTTTAAAATTTTATATCAGTTAAGAATTTACATTTTAACTGCAATTCACTAAACTCTTCTTCTGCCAAAGATTCCCATACGACTCCACTGCCGACACCATAGTGATAATATACTTCTTGCTTGGGCTTATAAAGTGTGCGGATAGGCACACTCATAATGCACTCTTTTTTGCTAATCACACCAATAGCACCGCAATACACCCCCCTTTTTCGCTGTTCTAACTCGCTGATTATATGCGTGGTTTTGTATTTTGGCGCACCTGTGATAGACCCGCATGGAAATAGTGCTTTTAAAATCTCAATGATTCCATAGTGTTTTGGCAGTTTTGCCTGTATTGTTGATACCATTTGATGTAGCGTAGGATAGGTGCGGATAGCAAATAGTTCTTTGACACGCACGCTTCCTTGCAGTCCTATGCGACTTAAATCATTTCGCAATAGATCTACAATCATCACATTTTCGCTGCGATTTTTAGAATCATAATGCAGTGTTTTAAGGTTAGAAAAATCGCTTACTTTGTCAATGCCCTTTATTTTTGGAATCTTTTTATATTGCTTGTAGAGTTTTAGATTTGGCTTTACTTCGTTTTTTATTTTGTTTTTCTCTATAAATGCACGCTTTATTGTGCCTTTCATGGGTTGTGTTGTGATAGTGTGATTTTTATAATGAAAAAAGAGTTCTGGGGATAGGGATAAAATCTCTACATGTTTATTTGTGATATAGGCTTTATAAGCTGTGTTTTGCCGACTGGATAGAATTTTAAAGTAAGTAAAAGAATCTTTTTTTAATAGCGGGGATAATAGAATCTCTTGTGTGTAATTTACCTGATAGGTATGCCCTTGTTCTATATTTTCTTTAATGCGTGAAAAGTCGAGTTTATATCGCTTTTTATCAAGGGGTTTTACTATCTCAAAGAGTTTATTTTTTTGATATTTTTTTTGGATTGGTTTAAATTTCCTTCGTTTTAAAAAAAGCTCAAAGTAGAGAAGTGGTTCTTTTGTATTATTTGTTTTAATTGTGCTGGGGTTAGATTCTATATTTCCTTTTACTTGGGCGGGTGTAGGGCATTGGGGTGTGGATTTTTTAGAATCTATA
Proteins encoded:
- a CDS encoding acetyl-CoA carboxylase, which produces MAEVLSPIPGTFYRKPNPDAAPYVEVGSVVEADTTVCLVEVMKTFNEIKAGSAGKITKICAENEAFVNPGDVLFVIE
- the pxpA gene encoding 5-oxoprolinase subunit PxpA, yielding MKKEIDLNSDMGECFGPWIIGDGVDDEIMPLISSCNIAAGFHASDPNIMRHSVQQAIKNNVAIGVHPGFRDLVGFGRRLIIAKPDELVNDCIYQLGALREFIGIEGGKLHHFKPHGYLYIHASKDRDFSTQLIQALQKIDSKLPIYCMEGTITCDVVKELKHPYVREFYGDRDYGDDGQLVMVRRARAYTPDEVAKKVLQACKEGTVTSVTGKTIEVDFDSVCIHSDTAGALQLIGATRKLLEQNGITIKQPVVHGL
- a CDS encoding ABC transporter ATP-binding protein encodes the protein METILNLHNVSKHYDGIIALDNISFTLNSGDIFGLLGRNGGGKTTMIKIITSMLTDYTGDIEFLGHNLRDKRNLIFFKQHIAYLPDRDFLYSHMNGLQSIAFFKDFFSDFNDKKALEIFQLLDVVPTQKISTMSKGQAEKLALSLMLAREAKLYLFDEPLAGADVISRDEIFKLIATYCKSGATIIATHLISSVEAILTKALFLNKKAMAYGSKEELLIDFNSLEDSFRYYASDSTIKPLKQLENTESKE
- a CDS encoding chorismate-binding protein; amino-acid sequence: MFVFGDYIYTDSKRILQAFSYDEVMACLRIMQNHTKRKKKGYFVGYLTYECGLLLQDSYYGMQGSKNLDSKQLERSAGFKVQTIENQAIENLDSKTCHTETLVEVSKVLESKKDFSTFAATHTCKNIDSKKSTPQCPTPAQVKGNIESNPSTIKTNNTKEPLLYFELFLKRRKFKPIQKKYQKNKLFEIVKPLDKKRYKLDFSRIKENIEQGHTYQVNYTQEILLSPLLKKDSFTYFKILSSRQNTAYKAYITNKHVEILSLSPELFFHYKNHTITTQPMKGTIKRAFIEKNKIKNEVKPNLKLYKQYKKIPKIKGIDKVSDFSNLKTLHYDSKNRSENVMIVDLLRNDLSRIGLQGSVRVKELFAIRTYPTLHQMVSTIQAKLPKHYGIIEILKALFPCGSITGAPKYKTTHIISELEQRKRGVYCGAIGVISKKECIMSVPIRTLYKPKQEVYYHYGVGSGVVWESLAEEEFSELQLKCKFLTDIKF